A window of Mangifera indica cultivar Alphonso chromosome 11, CATAS_Mindica_2.1, whole genome shotgun sequence contains these coding sequences:
- the LOC123229027 gene encoding sm-like protein LSM3A yields MATEEESAVKEPLDLIRLSLDERIYVKLRSDRELRGKLHAYDQHLNMILGDVEEVVTTVEIDDETYEEIVRSTKRTVPFLFVRGDGVILVSPPLRTA; encoded by the exons ATGGCAACCGAAGAAGAAAGCGCAGTTAAGGAGCCGTTGGATCTCATCAGACTTAGCCTCGACGAGCGTATTTACGTCAAGCTCCGATCCGACCGTGAACTCCGGGGCAAACTCCAT GCTTATGATCAGCATTTAAATATGATACTCGGGGATGTTGAAGAAGTTGTTACCACTGTTGAGATTGATGATGAAACTTATGAAGAGATTGTTCGG AGCACAAAGCGCACGGTTCCATTTCTCTTTGTAAGGGGAGATGGAGTCATACTGGTGTCTCCTCCACTAAGGACAGCTTGA
- the LOC123230060 gene encoding WAT1-related protein At1g43650-like has translation MVQMKPYMALLLVELSYAGMALLSKAAVTDGISPSVFVVYRQALASLALAPFAFFIESNEISPLSYYLLGKIFLLGLIGPSLSLNLYLVGINYTTATFAAAIPNTLPATTFVLAALLRMESVSIRHIYGIAKVLGSVVSFSGALVFALVKGPSLPILHWHATTAHSSEKHPSLEEWIKGAFIMISANTFCSLWLVLQGIIFQQYPAKIRLTTLQCFFSWIQSAIWAAVAERHNPSAWKLGWNIDLLSVAYCGVVVNGITYLLQVWAIEKKGPVFAALFTPVALIVTALFSTFFFKETLFWGSVGGAVLLVVGLYSVLWGKNKEAKTVTNDEQNPGTDAELQKSHENTTIKSASQLELAS, from the exons ATGGTGCAAATGAAGCCGTACATGGCTTTGCTGCTTGTTGAGCTTTCTTACGCAGGCATGGCCTTGTTATCCAAGGCCGCAGTTACTGACGGAATAAGCCCTTCTGTGTTCGTGGTCTATCGTCAAGCTTTAGCCTCTCTTGCCTTAGCTCCTTTCGCTTTCTTTATTGAAAG TAATGAGATCTCTCCCTTATCATACTACCTGCTTGGCAAGATCTTCCTACTTGGCTTAATTGG GCCCTCCCTAAGTTTAAATCTCTACCTTGTTGGAATAAACTATACAACAGCCACATTTGCCGCTGCAATCCCCAACACTCTTCCCGCCACTACGTTTGTCTTGGCTGCTCTCTTAAG AATGGAAAGCGTTTCCATCAGACATATTTATGGCATTGCCAAAGTGTTGGGTTCTGTCGTAAGTTTTTCTGGGGCTTTAGTATTTGCCTTAGTGAAGGGGCCTTCTCTTCCAATCTTGCATTGGCATGCAACCACCGCACATTCTTCAGAAAAACATCCATCTTTAGAAGAATGGATCAAAGGCGCTTTCATTATGATTTCAGCCAACACATTCTGTTCTTTGTGGCTTGTTTTGCAG GGTATAATTTTTCAGCAATATCCTGCAAAAATACGTCTTACCACTCTCCAATGCTTCTTCAGTTGGATACAGTCAGCTATTTGGGCTGCTGTGGCTGAAAGACATAATCCATCTGCCTGGAAACTTGGGTGGAATATTGACCTTCTTTCTGTGGCCTATTGC GGCGTGGTTGTAAACGGCATTACTTATTTGCTGCAAGTTTGGGCTATTGAGAAGAAGGGGCCAGTTTTCGCAGCATTGTTCACACCAGTTGCTCTTATTGTAACAGCACTCTTCTCAACATTCTTTTTTAAAGAAACCCTCTTCTGGGGAAG TGTTGGTGGGGCTGTGTTGCTGGTTGTTGGTCTCTATAGTGTGTTGTGGGGAAAGAACAAAGAAGCAAAAACAGTAACAAATGATGAACAAAATCCTGGAACTGATGCGGAACTACAAAAAAGCCATGAGAATACCACAATCAAGTCTGCATCTCAACTAGAGCTAGCTAGCTAG
- the LOC123229686 gene encoding cytochrome P450 705A20-like has translation MNIAIATMVQCFDFAEAGSGMSITTLSQQLQCRPVLKRSSYTHLCLPPSPPALPLIGHPHLLSPTVHNLAEISSKYGPLLLLRNWIYVLHSRFIASVATEMFKKHDINFSFLPKSAFRDTILFGDSGFVAAPDEDYWKFMKKLCVTQLLGVRHIERSLSVRREELLY, from the exons ATGAATATTGCAATTGCTACAATGGTTCAATGCTTTGATTTTGCGGAAGCTGGATCAGGCATGTCAATAACCACCTTGTCTCAGCAACTTCAGTGCCGGCCTGTG CTGAAAAGATCATCATACACCCACCTTTGTCTCCCTCCAAGCCCACCAGCTCTTCCTCTTATCGGTCATCCTCATCTTCTCAGCCCAACCGTTCACAACTTGGCCGAAATTTCCTCCAAATATGGTCCTCTCCTCCTTCTCCGAAATTGGATCTATGTCTTGCATTCACGTTTCATTGCTTCTGTTGCCACTGAAATGTTCAAAAAACATGATATCAACTTCTCCTTTCTCCCAAAATCCGCTTTCCGGGATACTATACTCTTTGGAGATTCAGGCTTCGTTGCTGCCCCAGATGAAGATTACTGGAAATTCATGAAGAAACTTTGCGTTACTCAACTACTTGGAGTGAGACATATTGAAAGGTCACTTAGTGTCAGACGTGAAGAACTTTTATATTGA
- the LOC123230066 gene encoding uncharacterized protein LOC123230066 isoform X1, whose translation MDIPVIDLSPYLSVAVEANGDGDVATMSTELVELCREVSRLLRETGALLVKDPRCTVEDNDQFLDMMEKYFERPKEFKLLQERPNLHYQVGVTPEGVEVPRSLVDEEMQEKLKAMPKKSQPTLPSGPDTKWRYLWRVGPRPSNTRFQELYLEPVIPDGFPEWKDTMDSWGYKMISAIEVVAEMAAIGFGLPKDAFTSLMKQGPHLVAPTGSDLARHGQEGTVFAGYHYDLNFLTIHGRSRFPGLNIWLRNGQKVEVKVPVGCLLVQTGKQSSLFSLHRVHMQIEWLTAEDCLAGMHEVVVTSRTINEIKLASEQNRSLWRVSSTLFAHIASDAVLKPLGHFAESPLASKYPPICGGEFVEQELGIKFRGNKGGS comes from the exons ATGGATATACCGGTGATCGATCTTTCACCGTATTTGTCAGTCGCCGTCGAAGCCAACGGAGATGGTGACGTGGCGACAATGTCGACTGAACTCGTTGAATTGTGTCGGGAGGTCAGTCGGCTTCTGAGGGAAACGGGGGCTCTGTTGGTGAAGGATCCGAGATGTACGGTGGAGGACAACGATCAGTTTCTCGATATGATGGAGAAGTACTTCGAGAGACCAAAGGAGTTCAAGCTGTTGCAGGAGAGGCCAAATTTGCATTACCAG GTTGGGGTCACTCCAGAAGGAGTAGAAGTTCCAAGAAGCCTGGTTGATGAGGAAATGCAAGAGAAATTAAAAGCAATGCCCAAAAAGTCTCAACCAACCTTGCCTAGTGGACCAGATACAAAGTGGCGATACTTGTGGAGGGTTGGTCCTCGGCCATCAAACACCCGCTTTCAG GAACTTTATTTAGAGCCTGTCATACCTGATGGTTTTCCTGAGTGGAAAGATACCATGGACTCCTGGGGATACAAAATGATATCTGCTATAGAG GTTGTTGCTGAAATGGCAGCTATTGGTTTTGGATTGCCAAAGGATGCATTCACTTCTCTTATGAAGCAG GGACCACATCTTGTTGCTCCAACTGGGAGTGACCTTGCTCGTCATGGTCAGGAAGGCACTGTGTTTGCAGGATATCATTATGACCTTAACTTTCTAACAATTCACGGCAGAAGTAGATTCCCTGGTCTAAACATTTGGCTAAGGAATGGGCAAAAAGTTGAAGTGAAGGTTCCTGTTGGATGCCTTTTGGTTCAGACAGGAAAGCAG tcGAGTCTTTTTTCTTTGCACCGGGTACATATGCAGATAGAATGGTTGACTGCTGAAGACTGCCTTGCCGGAATGCATGAAGTTGTTGTCACGAGCAGGACAATCAATGAAATCAAACTAGCATCAGAGCAAAACCGCAGCCTATGGAGAGTATCTTCAACG CTTTTTGCCCACATTGCGTCAGATGCTGTGTTGAAGCCTTTAGGCCACTTTGCGGAATCCCCTCTTGCCAGCAAGTATCCGCCTATTTGTGGAGGAGAGTTTGTCGAACAAGAGCTTGGTATCAAATTTAGAGGAAATAAAGGGGGGTCTTGA
- the LOC123230066 gene encoding uncharacterized protein LOC123230066 isoform X2 yields the protein MDIPVIDLSPYLSVAVEANGDGDVATMSTELVELCREVSRLLRETGALLVKDPRCTVEDNDQFLDMMEKYFERPKEFKLLQERPNLHYQVGVTPEGVEVPRSLVDEEMQEKLKAMPKKSQPTLPSGPDTKWRYLWRVGPRPSNTRFQELYLEPVIPDGFPEWKDTMDSWGYKMISAIEVVAEMAAIGFGLPKDAFTSLMKQGPHLVAPTGSDLARHGQEGTVFAGYHYDLNFLTIHGRSRFPGLNIWLRNGQKVEVKVPVGCLLVQTGKQIEWLTAEDCLAGMHEVVVTSRTINEIKLASEQNRSLWRVSSTLFAHIASDAVLKPLGHFAESPLASKYPPICGGEFVEQELGIKFRGNKGGS from the exons ATGGATATACCGGTGATCGATCTTTCACCGTATTTGTCAGTCGCCGTCGAAGCCAACGGAGATGGTGACGTGGCGACAATGTCGACTGAACTCGTTGAATTGTGTCGGGAGGTCAGTCGGCTTCTGAGGGAAACGGGGGCTCTGTTGGTGAAGGATCCGAGATGTACGGTGGAGGACAACGATCAGTTTCTCGATATGATGGAGAAGTACTTCGAGAGACCAAAGGAGTTCAAGCTGTTGCAGGAGAGGCCAAATTTGCATTACCAG GTTGGGGTCACTCCAGAAGGAGTAGAAGTTCCAAGAAGCCTGGTTGATGAGGAAATGCAAGAGAAATTAAAAGCAATGCCCAAAAAGTCTCAACCAACCTTGCCTAGTGGACCAGATACAAAGTGGCGATACTTGTGGAGGGTTGGTCCTCGGCCATCAAACACCCGCTTTCAG GAACTTTATTTAGAGCCTGTCATACCTGATGGTTTTCCTGAGTGGAAAGATACCATGGACTCCTGGGGATACAAAATGATATCTGCTATAGAG GTTGTTGCTGAAATGGCAGCTATTGGTTTTGGATTGCCAAAGGATGCATTCACTTCTCTTATGAAGCAG GGACCACATCTTGTTGCTCCAACTGGGAGTGACCTTGCTCGTCATGGTCAGGAAGGCACTGTGTTTGCAGGATATCATTATGACCTTAACTTTCTAACAATTCACGGCAGAAGTAGATTCCCTGGTCTAAACATTTGGCTAAGGAATGGGCAAAAAGTTGAAGTGAAGGTTCCTGTTGGATGCCTTTTGGTTCAGACAGGAAAGCAG ATAGAATGGTTGACTGCTGAAGACTGCCTTGCCGGAATGCATGAAGTTGTTGTCACGAGCAGGACAATCAATGAAATCAAACTAGCATCAGAGCAAAACCGCAGCCTATGGAGAGTATCTTCAACG CTTTTTGCCCACATTGCGTCAGATGCTGTGTTGAAGCCTTTAGGCCACTTTGCGGAATCCCCTCTTGCCAGCAAGTATCCGCCTATTTGTGGAGGAGAGTTTGTCGAACAAGAGCTTGGTATCAAATTTAGAGGAAATAAAGGGGGGTCTTGA
- the LOC123230067 gene encoding cytochrome P450 705A12-like isoform X2: MVELINHPEMFSKVKEEIESIVGRSRLVEESGVPNLPYLRAAVKESLRLHPPTPVLVWEVYENCNIKGFDITERTITVINLCAIMRDPDLWEKPQEFQPERFLVCSKEQKSNNPDEETKKQLINYLSFGGGKVRSCPSSLLALALMNTAIATMVQCFDFEEAGSGVSITTLSQQLQCRPVVHFNPFH, translated from the coding sequence ATGGTGGAGCTTATTAATCATCCTGAAATGTTCAGTAAAGTTAAGGAAGAGATTGAATCAATTGTTGGAAGGAGCAGACTCGTTGAAGAATCAGGTGTACCGAATCTTCCTTATTTACGGGCAGCTGTGAAGGAATCACTGAGACTGCATCCACCAACTCCTGTACTAGTCTGGGAAGTCTACGAAAATTGTAACATCAAGGGGTTTGATATAACAGAAAGAACTATAACAGTCATTAATCTTTGTGCCATAATGAGGGATCCTGATTTATGGGAGAAACCGCAGGAGTTTCAGCCTGAGAGGTTCTTAGTTTGTTCGAAGGAACAAAAATCTAATAACCCAGATGAAGAAACGAAGAAGCAACTTATAAATTATCTTTCTTTTGGAGGAGGAAAGGTCAGAAGTTGTCCCAGTTCACTCTTAGCATTAGCCTTGATGAATACTGCAATTGCTACAATGGTTCAATGCTTTGATTTTGAAGAAGCTGGATCAGGCGTGTCAATAACCACCTTGTCTCAGCAACTTCAGTGTCGTCCTGTGGTTCATTTCAACCCATTTCATTaa
- the LOC123230067 gene encoding cytochrome P450 705A12-like isoform X1, whose product MVELINHPEMFSKVKEEIESIVGRSRLVEESGVPNLPYLRAAVKESLRLHPPTPVLVWEVYENCNIKGFDITERTITVINLCAIMRDPDLWEKPQEFQPERFLVCSKEQKSNNPDEETKKQLINYLSFGGGKVRSCPSSLLALALMNTAIATMVQCFDFEEAGSGVSITTLSQQLQCRPVVHFNPFH is encoded by the exons ATGGTGGAGCTTATTAATCATCCTGAAATGTTCAGTAAAGTTAAGGAAGAGATTGAATCAATTGTTGGAAGGAGCAGACTCGTTGAAGAATCAGGTGTACCGAATCTTCCTTATTTACGGGCAGCTGTGAAGGAATCACTGAGACTGCATCCACCAACTCCTGTACTAGTCTGGGAAGTCTACGAAAATTGTAACATCAAGGGGTTTGATATAACAGAAAGAACTATAACAGTCATTAATCTTTGTGCCATAATGAGGGATCCTGATTTATGGGAGAAACCGCAGGAGTTTCAGCCTGAGAGGTTCTTAGTTTGTTCGAAGGAACAAAAATCTAATAACCCAGATGAAGAAACGAAGAAGCAACTTATAAATTATCTTTCTTTTGGAGGAGGAAAGGTCAGAAGTTGTCCCAGTTCACTCTTAGCATTAGCCTTGATGAATACTGCAATTGCTACAATGGTTCAATGCTTTGATTTTGAAGAAGCTGGATCAGGCGTGTCAATAACCACCTTGTCTCAGCAACTTCAGTGTCGTCCTGTGGTTCATTTCAACCCAT ttcATTAA
- the LOC123228906 gene encoding WAT1-related protein At1g43650-like isoform X2 → MVQMKPYMALLLVELSYAGMALLSKAAVAGGISPSVFVVYRQALASLALAPFAFFLESNETSPLSYYLLCKIFLLALIGLTLSLNLYLVGINYTTATFASAIPNTLPATTFVLAALLRMESVSIRHIYGIAKVLGSVGIIVKQYPAKIRLTTLQCFFSCIQSAIWAAVSERHNPSAWKLGWNIDLLSVAYCGVVVNGITYLLQVWAIEKKGPVFAALFTPVALIVTAIFSAFFFKEILYWGSVAGAVLLVVGLYSVLWGKNKEAKTVTNNEENPETEAETTTKP, encoded by the exons ATGGTGCAAATGAAGCCGTATATGGCTTTGTTGCTTGTTGAGCTTTCTTACGCAGGCATGGCCCTGTTATCTAAGGCTGCAGTTGCTGGTGGAATAAGCCCTTCTGTGTTCGTGGTCTATCGTCAGGCTTTAGCCTCCCTCGCCTTAGCTCCTTTCGCTTTCTTTCTTGAAAG TAATGAGACCTCCCCCTTATCATACTATCTGCTCTGCAAGATCTTCCTACTTGCCTTGATTGG GCTCACTCTAAGTTTAAATCTCTACCTTGTTGGAATCAACTATACAACGGCCACATTTGCCTCTGCAATCCCCAACACTCTTCCTGCCACTACGTTCGTCTTGGCTGCTCTCTTAAG GATGGAAAGCGTTTCCATCAGACATATTTATGGAATTGCCAAAGTGTTGGGTTCTGTT GGTATAATTGTTAAGCAGTATCCTGCAAAAATACGTCTTACCACCCTCCAATGCTTCTTCAGTTGCATACAGTCAGCTATTTGGGCTGCTGTGTCTGAAAGACATAATCCATCTGCTTGGAAACTTGGATGGAATATTGACCTTCTTTCTGTGGCCTATTGT GGTGTGGTTGTAAATGGCATTACTTATTTGCTGCAAGTTTGGGCTATTGAGAAGAAGGGGCCAGTTTTCGCAGCATTGTTCACACCAGTTGCTCTTATTGTAACAGCAATCTTCTCAGCattcttttttaaagaaatccTCTACTGGGGAAG TGTTGCTGGGGCTGTGTTGCTGGTTGTTGGTCTCTATAGTGTGCTGTGGGGAAAGAACAAAGAAGCAAAAACAGTGACAAATAATGAAGAAAATCCTGAAACCGAAGCTGAAACAACAACAAAGCCATGA
- the LOC123228906 gene encoding WAT1-related protein At1g43650-like isoform X1 codes for MVQMKPYMALLLVELSYAGMALLSKAAVAGGISPSVFVVYRQALASLALAPFAFFLESNETSPLSYYLLCKIFLLALIGLTLSLNLYLVGINYTTATFASAIPNTLPATTFVLAALLRMESVSIRHIYGIAKVLGSVVSVSGALVFALVKGPSLPILHWHANTPHSSGKHPSLEEWIKGALIMISANTFCSLWLVLQGIIVKQYPAKIRLTTLQCFFSCIQSAIWAAVSERHNPSAWKLGWNIDLLSVAYCGVVVNGITYLLQVWAIEKKGPVFAALFTPVALIVTAIFSAFFFKEILYWGSVAGAVLLVVGLYSVLWGKNKEAKTVTNNEENPETEAETTTKP; via the exons ATGGTGCAAATGAAGCCGTATATGGCTTTGTTGCTTGTTGAGCTTTCTTACGCAGGCATGGCCCTGTTATCTAAGGCTGCAGTTGCTGGTGGAATAAGCCCTTCTGTGTTCGTGGTCTATCGTCAGGCTTTAGCCTCCCTCGCCTTAGCTCCTTTCGCTTTCTTTCTTGAAAG TAATGAGACCTCCCCCTTATCATACTATCTGCTCTGCAAGATCTTCCTACTTGCCTTGATTGG GCTCACTCTAAGTTTAAATCTCTACCTTGTTGGAATCAACTATACAACGGCCACATTTGCCTCTGCAATCCCCAACACTCTTCCTGCCACTACGTTCGTCTTGGCTGCTCTCTTAAG GATGGAAAGCGTTTCCATCAGACATATTTATGGAATTGCCAAAGTGTTGGGTTCTGTTGTAAGTGTTTCTGGGGCTTTAGTGTTTGCGTTAGTGAAGGGGCCTTCTCTTCCAATCTTGCATTGGCATGCAAACACCCCACATTCTTCAGGAAAACATCCATCTTTGGAAGAATGGATCAAAGGCGCTCTCATCATGATTTCAGCCAACACATTCTGTTCTTTGTGGCTTGTTTTGCAA GGTATAATTGTTAAGCAGTATCCTGCAAAAATACGTCTTACCACCCTCCAATGCTTCTTCAGTTGCATACAGTCAGCTATTTGGGCTGCTGTGTCTGAAAGACATAATCCATCTGCTTGGAAACTTGGATGGAATATTGACCTTCTTTCTGTGGCCTATTGT GGTGTGGTTGTAAATGGCATTACTTATTTGCTGCAAGTTTGGGCTATTGAGAAGAAGGGGCCAGTTTTCGCAGCATTGTTCACACCAGTTGCTCTTATTGTAACAGCAATCTTCTCAGCattcttttttaaagaaatccTCTACTGGGGAAG TGTTGCTGGGGCTGTGTTGCTGGTTGTTGGTCTCTATAGTGTGCTGTGGGGAAAGAACAAAGAAGCAAAAACAGTGACAAATAATGAAGAAAATCCTGAAACCGAAGCTGAAACAACAACAAAGCCATGA